A genomic window from Salvia miltiorrhiza cultivar Shanhuang (shh) chromosome 5, IMPLAD_Smil_shh, whole genome shotgun sequence includes:
- the LOC130985698 gene encoding G-type lectin S-receptor-like serine/threonine-protein kinase At4g27290, with product MKYDTLFHTVSFLILLFKSSIAVDSIAPNETFLDNNTTLVSPNGNFELGFFSPQNSSNRYVGIWFKKVPIQTVVWVANKNRPIADSSGSLSVTSSGNILISSNQSSLWSANSTSSNPVLRLLDNGNLVLFDGSGRNYSWQSFDDPSNTLIPGMRLGWDLRSGEERYLTSWKSAGDPSPGEYTYRTNPKGLPSLVLRRGSNITYRSGPWDGVRFGGSPALHGNTVFNPYFVFNATDVYYSFENTDDSVVSRFVVTESGILTYFRWSETGNQWIDIANLQADTCDNYAECGSFGVCEFGREPICACLTGFAPRLAEDWARFDWRGGCSRIAPLNCSTAAGFRRFSRVKVPDTSTSFVDKNARNEEECEAACLRNCTCVAYARTDATGCVVWSGELIDIRLYDEGGQELFVKMPLSQLGSRKSKRAAAVIASVTVVAFLVLLALIIWLLIRKRLAKKKAAMAEQQHDYPKQDENASMGDEDVALPLIDFLTISTATNEFSFANKIGEGGFGPVYKGVLPNGKEIAVKRLSRDSGQGLHEFKNEVILIAKLQHRNLVRLVGCCIHREERMLVYEYMPNKSLDLFIFDQTKLTSLEWNIRYDIIVGIARGLLYLHRDSRLRIIHRDLKASNILLDSEMNPKISDFGLARMFGADQYQETTKRVMGTYGYMAPEYAVDGFFSVKSDVFSFGVLVLEIISGSKNRGFYHPDHDLNLLGHAWKLWTEGNPREFVDASIRNRESAAVLRCIQVGLLCVQQRPEDRPTMSNVVVMLDSEHSVLDQPKQPGFYTQRMFDTDSSSTGNIPNTSSEITVTLLHGR from the exons atgaaatatgatactctgTTTCATACTGTCTCCTTCCTTATTCTCTTGTTCAAATCCTCCATCGCGGTCGATTCCATAGCTCCGAATGAAACCTTCCTAGATAACAACACAACTCTTGTTTCCCCCAACGGAAACTTCGAGCTGGGATTCTTCAGCCCACAGAATTCCAGCAACCGATACGTCGGAATATGGTTCAAGAAAGTCCCGATTCAAACCGTGGTTTGGGTCGCCAACAAGAACCGCCCCATCGCGGATTCATCGGGCTCACTCTCCGTCACATCATCCGGCAACATCCTCATCTCCAGCAACCAGTCATCCCTTTGGTCCGCAAATTCGACGTCGAGCAACCCGGTTTTGAGACTTTTGGACAATGGAAACCTGGTACTTTTCGACGGCAGCGGCAGGAATTATTCATGGCAGAGTTTCGATGATCCTTCTAACACACTGATTCCCGGCATGAGACTTGGGTGGGATTTGAGGAGCGGTGAAGAACGGTATCTGACGTCGTGGAAAAGCGCGGGGGATCCTTCTCCGGGGGAATATACGTACAGGACGAATCCAAAGGGACTACCTTCACTAGTTCTCCGGCGAGGATCGAACATCACATACAGAAGCGGGCCTTGGGATGGCGTTCGTTTCGGCGGCTCTCCTGCTCTGCACGGAAATACGGTTTTCAACCCATATTTCGTATTCAATGCTACCGACGTATATTACTCGTTCGAAAACACTGACGACTCCGTTGTATCGAGATTTGTGGTGACAGAATCGGGGATTCTGACGTACTTCCGGTGGAGCGAGACGGGCAACCAGTGGATCGACATCGCCAACTTGCAAGCCGACACCTGTGATAATTATGCGGAATGCGGTAGCTTCGGCGTCTGCGAATTTGGTAGAGAGCCGATATGCGCTTGCTTGACGGGGTTCGCGCCTCGGCTTGCGGAGGATTGGGCGCGGTTTGATTGGAGGGGCGGATGCAGTCGGATCGCTCCTTTGAACTGTAGCACGGCTGCAGGATTCAGGAGGTTTTCGAGAGTGAAGGTGCCGGATACGTCTACTAGTTTCGTGGATAAGAATGCGAGAAATGAGGAGGAATGCGAGGCGGCATGTTTGAGGAATTGTACGTGTGTGGCTTATGCTCGGACAGATGCCACGGGATGTGTTGTTTGGTCGGGGGAGTTGATAGATATCAGATTGTATGATGAGGGTGGACAGGAACTGTTTGTCAAGATGCCTCTCTCTCAATTAG GCTCCAGAAAATCCAAGAGAGCAGCAGCTGTGATCGCATCAGTAACGGTGGTTGCATTCCTAGTGCTGTTGGCCCTCATCATCTGGCTGCTTATCCGTAAGCGGCTCGCCAAGAAGAAAGCAG CTATGGCAGAGCAGCAACATGATTATCCGAAGCAAGATGAGAATGCAAGCATGGGAGATGAGGATGTGGCTTTACCTCTGATCGACTTTCTTACAATATCAACTGCCACAAATGAATTCTCGTTTGCAAATAAGATTGGGGAAGGTGGTTTTGGCCCTGTTTACAAG GGAGTGCTACCAAATGGCAAAGAGATAGCAGTTAAGAGACTATCTCGAGATTCTGGACAAGGCCTCCATGAATTCAAGAACGAAGTGATCTTGATTGCTAAACTGCAGCACCGGAATCTGGTTAGGCTTGTGGGATGCTGCATTCATCGAGAGGAGAGAATGCTGGTCTACGAGTACATGCCCAACAAGAGTTTGGACCTCTTCATCTTCG ATCAAACAAAGCTTACATCTCTAGAGTGGAATATCCGCTATGACATTATAGTAGGCATTGCCCGCGGACTTTTGTACCTCCATCGCGATTCAAGATTGAGAATAATTCACAGGGATCTTAAAGCAAGTAATATTCTCCTTGATAGTGAAATGAATCCCAAAATATCAGACTTTGGTCTGGCAAGAATGTTCGGGGCCGATCAGTATCAAGAAACTACAAAGAGAGTGATGGGTACCTA CGGATACATGGCCCCAGAATACGCAGTAGACGGCTTCTTCTCAGTCAAGTCCGACGTTTTCAGCTTCGGAGTGTTGGTGTTGGAGATAATAAGCGGCAGCAAGAACAGAGGATTCTATCATCCCGATCACGACCTCAATCTTTTAGGACAT GCATGGAAATTATGGACAGAAGGAAATCCTAGGGAGTTTGTAGATGCATCGATTCGAAACAGAGAATCTGCGGCAGTGTTGCGATGTATCCAAGTAGGGCTGTTGTGCGTGCAACAACGCCCCGAAGACAGGCCTACCATGTCCAACGTTGTTGTAATGTTGGACAGTGAGCATTCAGTTTTGGATCAACCTAAACAACCAGGTTTCTACACACAACGAATGTTCGACACTGATTCCTCCTCCACCGGGAACATACCTAACACTTCCAGCGAAATTACCGTCACATTGCTCCATGGTCgatag
- the LOC130985696 gene encoding receptor-like serine/threonine-protein kinase SD1-8, producing MRNAAEHHHIWCLLFTCTLFPLLTTSIDLITPTKPLTQDQTLVSAGQQFELGFFRGKSNNWYVGIWYKNIQESVIVWVANRDSPLTNSSGLLKITSDNAQLTLADHSGRSVWSANHSGSADSTVAELLDNGNLVLREEDDDDYLWQSFDYPTDTLLPGMKLGWDSKTGLNRYITSWKSADDPSTGDYSFKLNIYGYPEIHLTNKEKIDYRSGAWNGLRFSGVPEMKASSPLLSFMFVRRSDEVSYSFNLLNQSMYSRLMLKHSGVLQRFIWIPSSKIWNLFWYAPKDQCDHYRECGVYGICDANASPVCKCMKAFQPKNPQEWNLRDGRDGCVRVTELDCETDGFLTMKSVKLPESGTAYVNAQMNMDECREMCRRNCSCRGYSSANISDATGCVIWAEDLYDMRQYTPSEGGGQDFYYRLPAAELASAAAVDGDDSNKTRQILMIAGIVVGSAALLLGFAIFFIWKKRKSESVNIVEQRGPRERSQEYLLNAPTIPSKRDQSGETAGDEIELPLYDITTLEIATNKFSDENKLGQGGFGIVYKGVLAEGQEIAVKRLSKTSVQGVDEFKNEVKLIARLQHRNLVRLLGCCVEMEEKMLVYEYMENKSLDSILFKKNKSSMLDWQIRFKIICGIARGLLYLHQDSRFRIIHRDLKASNILLDKDMVPKISDFGMARIFGGDQTEANTKKVVGTYGYMSPEYAMDGLFSIKSDVFSFGVLVLEIVSGTKNRGFYQTNNQLNLLAYAWKLYREERALELLDSAAGQEYAAGEVMRCIQVGLLCVQELAEDRPNMSNVVLMLSSDFVSMQQPKHPGYCLGRRTTETDSSSPRNDDESCTVNQVTVTMLDGR from the exons ATGAGAAACGCGGCGGAGCACCACCACATTTGGTGTCTCCTCTTCACATGTACCCTCTTCCCTCTGCTCACCACCTCAATCGATCTCATCACTCCCACCAAACCTCTCACACAAGATCAGACCTTGGTCTCCGCCGGCCAACAATTCGAGCTGGGCTTCTTCCGCGGCAAATCAAACAACTGGTACGTCGGAATCTGGTACAAGAACATCCAAGAAAGTGTCATCGTCTGGGTCGCAAACAGAGACTCACCTCTCACAAACTCATCCGGACTCCTCAAAATCACTTCCGACAACGCCCAACTAACTTTAGCAGATCACTCCGGAAGATCTGTGTGGTCGGCCAACCACTCAGGCAGCGCCGACAGCACCGTGGCGGAGCTGCTGGATAACGGCAACTTGGTCCTCCGTGAGGAAGATGATGACGATTATCTATGGCAAAGCTTTGATTATCCAACGGACACGTTGCTCCCTGGCATGAAACTCGGGTGGGACTCCAAAACGGGGCTGAATCGATACATAACGTCGTGGAAAAGCGCGGACGATCCATCCACAGGCGACTACAGTTTCAAGCTGAACATCTACGGTTATCCGGAAATACATTTGACGAACAAAGAGAAGATAGATTACCGAAGCGGGGCGTGGAACGGGCTGAGATTCAGTGGGGTCCCAGAAATGAAAGCGAGCAGCCCGCTTCTGTCGTTTATGTTCGTGAGGAGGTCGGATGAAGTTTCTTACTCTTTCAATCTGCTGAACCAGTCAATGTATTCGAGATTGATGCTCAAACACTCGGGGGTGTTGCAGCGCTTCATCTGGATTCCGTCCAGCAAAATCTGGAATCTATTCTGGTACGCTCCCAAAGATCAGTGCGACCACTACAGAGAATGTGGGGTTTACGGAATCTGTGACGCCAATGCTTCGCCGGTTTGCAAATGCATGAAAGCGTTCCAGCCCAAGAATCCACAGGAATGGAATCTGCGAGATGGAAGAGACGGTTGCGTACGCGTTACGGAATTGGACTGCGAAACCGACGGCTTTTTAACGATGAAGAGCGTCAAGTTGCCGGAGAGCGGGACGGCGTATGTGAACGCGCAGATGAACATGGATGAATGCCGGGAAATGTGCCGGAGAAACTGTTCGTGTCGGGGTTATTCGAGCGCAAATATCAGCGACGCCACCGGCTGCGTCATTTGGGCGGAGGATCTGTACGATATGAGGCAGTACACGCCGTCCGAAGGCGGAGGCCAGGATTTCTATTACCGGCTGCCGGCGGCGGAATTAG CATCAGCAGCTGCAGTAGATGGAGATGATTCTAACAAGACTAGACAAATCCTCATGATTGCTGGGATTGTTGTTGGAAGCGCCGCATTGCTTCTTGGATTCGCCATTTTCTTTATATGGAAGAAACGGAAATCAGAGAGTGTAAATATAGTAGAGCAGAGAG GTCCAAGGGAAAGAAGCCAAGAATATCTGTTGAATGCACCAACAATTCCAAGCAAACGAGACCAGTCGGGTGAAACAGCGGGAGATGAAATTGAGCTACCTCTATACGACATCACTACTTTAGAAATTGCCACCAATAAGTTTTCCGATGAAAATAAGCTAGGTCAAGGTGGTTTCGGCATTGTCTACAAG GGAGTGTTGGCGGAAGGTCAGGAAATAGCTGTGAAGCGGCTGTCCAAGACTTCGGTTCAAGGAGTAGATGAGTTCAAGAATGAGGTTAAGCTGATAGCTAGACTTCAGCACAGAAATCTTGTTCGTCTACTCGGATGCTGCGTGGAGATGGAGGAGAAGATGTTGGTGTATGAGTACATGGAAAATAAGAGCCTCGATTCTATTCTCTTCA AGAAAAACAAAAGCTCAATGCTGGACTGGCAAATACGTTTCAAGATCATATGTGGGATTGCACGAGGCCTCCTCTATCTCCACCAAGATTCAAGATTCAGAATCATCCACAGGGATCTCAAGGCGAGCAACATCCTTCTGGATAAAGATATGGTCCCAAAGATATCGGATTTCGGCATGGCAAGAATCTTCGGGGGAGATCAAACTGAAGCCAACACCAAAAAAGTTGTCGGAACATA CGGGTACATGTCCCCAGAATATGCAATGGACGGCCTCTTCTCCATAAAATCAGATGTTTTCAGCTTCGGAGTTCTGGTTCTGGAGATAGTGAGCGGGACGAAGAACAGAGGATTTTATCAAACAAACAACCAGCTGAATCTTCTTGCCTAC GCGTGGAAATTGTACAGGGAAGAGAGGGCGCTAGAGCTGTTGGACTCAGCGGCGGGCCAAGAATATGCAGCGGGTGAAGTAATGAGATGCATACAAGTGGGGCTATTATGCGTGCAGGAGCTGGCCGAAGACAGGCCCAACATGTCCAACGTTGTGCTCATGTTAAGCAGCGATTTCGTGTCGATGCAACAGCCTAAGCATCCAGGATACTGCCTCGGAAGGCGCACTACTGAAACCGATTCATCTTCACCTAGAAACGACGACGAATCATGCACCGTTAACCAAGTTACCGTAACCATGCTTGATGGTCGATAG